From a region of the Salvelinus alpinus chromosome 2, SLU_Salpinus.1, whole genome shotgun sequence genome:
- the LOC139545927 gene encoding zinc finger protein 420-like, translating into MNPLSSEKETLIDEIEQSLFTLTVDNLRYLCERHGNDGLEIKGMNHRLLRRKVMEEMWDNTESMKSEEQGMSWLLRLKEDIRRMLEDASDEEISPSKSDDDDDAVDYEEECDKEDSDWLPSNGLKAEHLSSSQSDDDAADCDKDWDVEENDWLASDGLEAESDPERHTPEQRDKPPPQPSPLSECPGRAFPSSTLLQGQKRVSVRLVDCRKTQGQSGHIIHKTSQTGEKPHSSSNAEQHKTLSGDSSSSHICDHCGKNFTTARSLQLHIQYLKRFSDTVTAEKPHVCSECGKGFSQAYSLKIHWRTHTGEKPYVCCQCGKGFTESGTLKRHIRTHTGEKPFHCPRCGKDFIESGGLKKHIKRAHPGEEVVVPQKSVHTGEKPSHFSSDDCGMSFATSREQRLQRRKHTREKLRSTPDAKQRKEPLSGDGSHICDHCGKSFITARSLKLHLQYLKRYRDNLTGEKPHVCSTCGKGFSEAGSLKRHLRTHTGEKPYVCHHCGKDYNDSGNLQKHIRTHTGEKPYHCLDCGKNFRVKISLKHHQEIVHTEHPHRCGQCKKSFITAERLESHIKTRHPPSDPLKNPHVCSECGRGFRYADNLKIHLRIHTGEKPYVCPRCGKDFTQSGLLQRHMRTHTGEKPYHCSVCGMKFRHTISLKQHHLKNHKGETLGPVRMHQGPLPCPHCGEKFSTKALLKDHLQKTHNSRVHCPQCDKTFSTKRNLLVHQRKHTGERPYLCPQCGKSFSLTGSLKLHLRIHAGEKPYRCTYCDKSFTSKSHCTLHLRIHTGEKPYQCPDCGRRFRDGNVLKNHRRTHTGEKPFQCRLCDKAFAQLSSLKKHQETHRQTQPVSVPRLPNPYLPHNQHVPYPYPHQTPL; encoded by the exons ATGAATCCACTCAGTTCAGAGAAGGAAACGTTGATTGATGAAATTGAACAGAGTTTATTCACTTTAACTGTGGACAATTTACGTTACCTGTGTGAACGTCATGGCAACGATGGATTGGAAATTAAAGGGATGAATCATCGCTTATTAAGACGTAAAGTCATGGAGGAAATGTGGGACAATACGGAGTCAATGAAATCAGAGGAGCAGGGAATGTCTTGGTTACTCCGACTTAAAGAGGACATCAGGAGGATGCTGGAGGATGCTAGTGATGAGGAAATTAGTCCCAGCAAgtccgatgatgatgatgatgctgtagACTATGAAGAAGAATGCGACAAAGAGGACAGCGATTGGTTGCCTAGCAATGGACTGAAGGCGGAACACTTGAGTTCCAGCCAATCCGATGATGACGCTGCAGACTGCGACAAAGACTGGGACGTGGAGGAAAATGATTGGTTGGCTAGCGATGGGCTGGAAGCAGAGTCAGATCCGGAGAGGCACACTCCAGAGCAGAGA GACAAGCCTCCCCCGCAACCCTCCCCTTTGTCAGAGTGCCCAGGTCGTGCCTTTCCCAGTAGTACCTTACTGCAGGGCCAGAAGAGGGTGTCCGTGCGGCTAGTCGACTGCAGGAAAACACAGGGGCAGAGTGGCCATATAATACACAAGACATCACAGACAGGAGAGAAACCCCACAGCTCGTCTAATGCTGAACAACACAAAACCCTCTCAGGAGACAGTTCTAGCTCCCATATCTGTGATCACTGTGGGAAGAATTTTACCACAGCAAGAAGtctacaactacacatacagtacctgaAGAGATTCAGTGATACCGTCACTGCAGAGAAACCACACGTGTGCTCTGAATGCGGAAAAGGATTCTCTCAGGCCTACAGTCTTAAGATACATTGGAGAACTCATACTGGGGAGAAACCGTATGTTTGTTGTCAGTGTGGGAAGGGTTTCACTGAATCTGGAACCTTAAAGAGACACATCAGAACTCACACAGGTGAGAAACCTTTCCACTGCCCTCGTTGTGGGAAGGACTTTATTGAATCTGGAGGTTTGAAGAAACACATCAAAAGAGCTCACCCAGGAGAGGAGGTCGTTGTCCCTCAGAAGAGCGTccatacaggagagaaaccttccCATTTCTCCTCTGACGACTGTGGGATGAGCTTTGCTACCTCACGCGAACAGAGACTACAACGGAGAAAACACACAAGAGAGAAGCTTCGCAGCACGCCTGATGCTAAGCAACGTAAGGAACCCCTCTCAGGAGATGGCTCCCATATCTGTGATcattgtgggaagagttttatcaCAGCACGAAGTCTAAAACTACACCTACAGTACCTGAAGAGATACAGAGATAACTTGACTGGAGAGAAACCACACGTGTGCTCTACATGCGGAAAGGGATTCAGTGAGGCTGGAAGTCTTAAGAGACACCTGAGAACTCATACTGGGGAGAAACCGTATGTCTGCCATCATTGTGGGAAGGACTACAATGATTCTGGAAACTTACAGAAACACATCAGAACCCACACAGGTGAGAAACCTTACCACTGCTTGGATTGTGGGAAGAATTTCCGTGTAAAAATAAGCCTGAAACATCACCAGGAAATTGTTCACACAGAACACCCTCACCGTTGTGGTCAATGTAAGAAGAGTTTCATAACTGCAGAAAGACTGGAATCACACATAAAAACACGACACCCGCCAAGTGATCCTCTGAAGAACCCACACGTGTGCTCTGAATGTGGAAGGGGATTCAGATATGCCGACAATCTTAAAATACACCTGAGAATCCATACTGGGGAGAAACCGTACGTCTGCCCTCGTTGCGGTAAGGATTTTACTCAATCTGGACTCTTACAGAGACACATGAGAACTCACACGGGAGAGAAACCCTATCACTGCTCAGTGTGCGGGATGAAGTTTCGTCATACAATCTCGCTAAAGCAGCACCACCTGAAGAACCACAAGGGGGAGACACTGGGTCCAGTCCGTATGCATCAAGGCCCTCTTCCATGCCCCCACTGTGGGGAGAAGTTCTCTACCAAGGCTCTTCTAAAGGATCACCTGCAGAAGACCCACAATAGCAGAGTCCACTGCCCACAGTGCGACAAGACTTTCTCCACTAAACGTAATTTACTAGTCCACCAGAGGAAACACACTGGAGAGAGGCCTTACCTTTGCcctcagtgtgggaagagtttctccCTGACAGGTAGTTTAAAACTTCATCTCCGGATTCATGCTGGTGAGAAGCCTTACCGCTGTACTTACTGTGACAAGAGCTTCACAAGTAAGAGCCACTGCACTCTTCACCTGCGAatccacactggagagaagccgtaCCAATGCCCTGACTGCGGGAGGAGGTTTCGTGACGGGAATGTCCTGAAAAACCACCGGCGgacccacacaggagagaaaccgtttcAGTGCCGCTTGTGTGATAAAGCTTTCGCCCAGTTGAGCAGCCTGAAGAAACATCAGGAGACACACAGGCAAACTCAGCCTGTCTCTGTCCCAAGACTCCCTAATCCCTACCTACCACACAATCAGCATGTCCCTTATCCCTACCCACATCAGACACCATTGTAA